One window of the Eucalyptus grandis isolate ANBG69807.140 chromosome 8, ASM1654582v1, whole genome shotgun sequence genome contains the following:
- the LOC120287240 gene encoding LOW QUALITY PROTEIN: protein unc-13 homolog (The sequence of the model RefSeq protein was modified relative to this genomic sequence to represent the inferred CDS: inserted 4 bases in 3 codons) → MATDLEWPFGELHGLDADDIRETAYEIFFMSCRSSPSFGAXGALKFHPSMWYEPEPGSTSSQANGVGMAPSSRVKRALGLKMLNRTPSKKMALGAGSPPRPQSAAAARPKRPLTSAELMRQQMRVTEHSDNRLRKTLTRTHVGHIGKRAETIILPLELLRHLKPSEYNDSKDYHAWQTRQLKILEAGLLLHPSIPLEKSNAFAVRLGEIIQAGKTKIIAIGKTXDTMRSLSNSVVSLSWRSTNGXPTDVCHWADGFPLNIHLYVTLLKSIFDIRDETLVLDEVDELLELMKKTWSILGINPPIHNLCLTWVFFQQYISTMQLEPELLFASHILLAEVANDAKKQDQDPLFIKVLLLALTSIRGWLEKRLGNYHYYFEDGRMNLMEDLLPLAVRVANILGDDVMLSRVTEQAQGNAVTSPTVDHVDGYIRSSLKNAFSKMAETGCQERGMDTRQDESERLIRLAKETEDLALKERGTFSPILRKFHPVATAVAAVTLHSCYGLILKQHLTSALVLDSEIRKVLESAGKLEKVLAQMVVEDTIECEDGGKMIVREMIPYEVESTMSRLQKQWIDVRLQKGKDCLQRATESETWNPKSKAKPYVESAEDLIKFAKETMDDFFAIRMETTEDLVNDLVNSLGILFQDYAAFVASCGSKQNYIPALPPLMRCHRDSKFAKFCRKVTPCKVGIEDPRGCRMSEADHPHPSMSGGTRRLYIRLNTLHYLLAHLQSLDEMSLSGVGSLDHKYFGNKKHHKDCASYFQNTCSAIREACQHVSEVAAHRLIFVDSNHVFYNSLYVGEVASARIRPTLRTLKQNLTLLCAILIDQAHPLAIKEVMKASFDAYLIVLVAGGDSRIFSRSDHRMIKEDFECLKRAFCVSGEGLMSEDAVEKEAERVETVIALMSQPTDKLIQDISAMIRKIEENGAEDRRNNQSVPPTTERWNTSDPNTILHVLCHRNDQVANRFLKRKFQIERYYRSYASDCGTVN, encoded by the exons ATGGCCACCGACCTCGAGTGGCCTTTCGGCGAGCTGCACGGCCTTGACGCCGACGATATCCGCGAGACGGCATACGAGATATTCTTCATGTCATGCCGATCATCGCCCAGCTTCGGGGC GGGCGCTCTGAAGTTCCATCCCTCGATGTGGTATGAGCCCGAGCCTGGATCCACATCGTCCCAGGCCAATGGGGTGGGGATGGCCCCGAGCAGCCGGGTCAAGAGAGCCCTCGGGTTGAAGATGCTGAATCGGACGCCCTCGAAAAAGATGGCCTTGGGCGCTGGGAGCCCGCCGAGGCCCcagtcggcggcggcggctaggCCGAAGCGGCCGCTCACATCAGCTGAGCTGATGAGGCAACAAATGAGGGTGACGGAGCATAGTGATAACAGGCTCAGGAAAACGCTCACGAGAACCCATGTAGGCCAT ATTGGTAAGCGGGCAGAGACGATAATCCTTCCGCTCGAGCTTCTTCGCCACCTAAAACCATCTGAATACAACGACTCGAAGGATTATCATGCCTGGCAAACGAGACAGCTCAAGATCCTAGAAGCAGGGTTGCTTCTTCACCCGTCAATCCCGCTGGAGAAATCGAACGCGTTCGCAGTCCGCCTTGGAGAAATTATCCAAGCCGGCAAGACGAAGATCATAGCCATCGGGAAAA CAGACACCATGCGAAGCCTCAGCAATTCTGTGGTGTCATTATCATGGCGAAGCACAAACG CTCCTACTGACGTTTGCCACTGGGCTGATGGATTCCCTCTGAACATTCACCTGTATGTGACTCTGCTGAAGTCGATTTTTGACATCAGGGATGAGACTTTAGTCCTCGACGAGGTTGACGAGCTTCTTGAGCTCATGAAGAAGACATGGTCGATACTTGGAATCAATCCGCCAATACACAATCTGTGCCTAACATGGGTGTTTTTCCAACAATACATCAGCACGATGCAGTTGGAACCGGAGCTTCTTTTCGCTTCACATATCTTGTTGGCCGAAGTAGCGAATGATGCCAAAAAGCAGGACCAAGATCCTCTATTCATTAAGGTTCTACTGTTAGCTCTGACCTCGATACGAGGGTGGTTGGAGAAGAGATTGGGTAACTATCATTACTACTTCGAGGATGGGAGGATGAACCTGATGGAGGATTTGCTGCCGTTGGCAGTGAGGGTGGCAAACATCTTAGGAGATGATGTAATGCTTTCCAGAGTAACAGAACAAGCGCAAGGTAATGCAGTGACCAGCCCTACCGTAGATCACGTGGATGGTTACATACGATCATCTCTGAAGAATGCATTCTCGAAG ATGGCTGAAACAGGATGTCAAGAACGCGGAATGGACACAAGACAAGATGAAAGTGAACGACTCATTCGATTGGCGAAAGAGACTGAAGATTTGGCTTTAAAAGAAAGAGGAACCTTCAGTCCTATTCTTAGAAAGTTCCATCCCGTTGCAACTGCAGTCGCCGCCGTCACATTGCACAGCTGTTATGGACTAATTCTGAAACAACATTTGACTTCTGCTTTGGTACTCGACAGTGAAATCAGGAAAGTACTGGAGAGTGCAGGGAAGCTAGAAAAAGTTTTGGCACAAATGGTGGTCGAGGACACCATAGAATGCGAAGATGGAGGCAAAATGATCGTGAGGGAAATGATTCCATATGAGGTTGAGTCGACCATGTCAAGGCTTCAAAAACAATGGATAGACGTGAGGCTCCAGAAAGGCAAAGATTGTCTGCAGAGAGCAACAGAATCAGAA ACATGGAATCCGAAATCGAAGGCAAAGCCATACGTGGAATCAGCTGAAGACTTGATCAAGTTTGCTAAAGAAACCATGGACGACTTCTTTGCCATTCGAATGGAAACTACTGAGGACTTGGTGAATGATCTGGTGAACAGTTTAGGGATTCTCTTTCAGGATTATGCTGCATTTGTTGCATCCTGTG GATCAAAGCAAAATTACATACCTGCTCTCCCTCCTTTGATGAGATGTCATCGAGATTCCAAGTTTGCCAAATTTTGTAGAAAGGTGACACCATGTAAGGTTGGCATAGAAGACCCGCGAGGATGCCGGATGAGCGAAGCTGACCACCCTCATCCGTCAATGAGCGGGGGGACGCGACGCCTTTACATCCGCCTCAACACTTTGCACTATCTCCTTGCACATCTCCAATCCTTGGATGAGATGTCACTCTCTGGTGTTGGTTCCCTTGATCACAAATATTTCGGCAACAAGAAGCACCATAAGGACTGCGCTTCCTACTTTCAGAACACCTGTTCGGCCATACGTGAAGCCTGCCAACATGTTTCAGAAGTTGCTGCCCATCGCTTGATCTTCGTCGACTCTAACCATGTCTTCTACAATAGCCTCTACGTTGGTGAAGTTGCTAGTGCACGTATAAGGCCTACTTTGCGGACATTGAAGCAGAATTTGACTCTGCTTTGTGCAATTCTCATCGATCAAGCACACCCGCTAGCGATAAAAGAAGTCATGAAGGCCTCTTTCGATGCCTACCTTATCGTTTTGGTTGCGGGAGGGGACTCCAGGATTTTCTCCAGGTCGGATCACCGAATGATCAAGGAGGACTTTGAGTGCTTGAAGCGAGCATTTTGTGTATCTGGGGAAGGATTGATGAGCGAGGACGCAGTGGAGAAGGAGGCTGAGAGGGTGGAAACGGTGATCGCTTTGATGAGTCAACCAACGGACAAGCTAATCCAAGACATTAGTGCTATGATCCGTAAAATTGAAGAGAACGGAGCCGAGGATAGGAGGAACAATCAATCTGTGCCTCCGACAACAGAACGATGGAATACATCAGATCCAAACACGATACTACATGTCTTGTGCCACAGGAACGATCAAGTAGCAAATCGGttcttgaaaaggaaattccaaATAGAAAGATATTACCGATCTTATGCTAGTGATTGCGGAACAGTCAATTAG